Proteins found in one Fusarium oxysporum Fo47 chromosome V, complete sequence genomic segment:
- a CDS encoding PRELI-like family-domain-containing protein codes for MKVFSNKVTYNYSWDEVSTANWTKYGPWNNKSEHVIAVDTLSREVDPATGILRTERLITCKQTVPDWIKTIIGGTGDESFMYEASYVDPINKTVTMVSQNLTWSNLVNVQEEVVYKPLGDHQTQFIQNANITALCGGWQRIKNSIEDTMVSRFRENAVKGREGFERVLMMSRKAFAEEKARQIL; via the coding sequence ATGAAGGTCTTCAGCAACAAGGTCACATATAACTACTCCTGGGACGAGGTGTCCACAGCAAACTGGACAAAGTACGGCCCCTGGAACAACAAGTCTGAGCATGTCATTGCCGTCGACACCCTCTCCCGCGAAGTCGACCCCGCGACCGGTATCCTTCGCACCGAGCGTCTGATCACCTGCAAGCAAACCGTGCCCGATTggatcaagaccatcatcgGTGGTACTGGCGACGAGAGCTTCATGTATGAGGCTAGCTACGTCGaccccatcaacaagaccgtCACCATGGTTAGCCAGAACTTGACATGGAGCAACCTCGTCAACGTTCAGGAGGAGGTCGTATACAAGCCCCTCGGCGACCACCAAACACAGTTCATCCAGAACGCCAACATCACTGCTCTCTGCGGTGGCTGGCAGCGAATTAAGAACAGCATCGAGGACACCATGGTGTCTCGCTTCCGTGAGAACGCTGTCAAGGGCCGTGAGGGCTTCGAGCGCgttctgatgatgagccGCAAGGCTTTCGCCGAGGAGAAGGCGCGCCAGATTCTATGA
- a CDS encoding trimeric LpxA-like protein — MSRRPPKGEYIETDTGNKVARKAVLVGTQNIMLGGKTVIQPEVMIRGDLARTATSSSSGSSPANNTAVAIGRYCFLARGVLLRPPGRIYKGAFTYMPLRIGDHVFVGQGTVVQAAAVGNHVQIGKGCTIGEFAILKDYVKVLDGTVVPPSMVIPSFSIVGGQPAKVIGEIPEGGYDEFELRDMYKTVGNNPHPPAS; from the exons ATGTCTCGCCGACCTCCCAAAGGCGAGTACATCGAGACT GACACAGGTAACAAGGTCGCACGCAAAGCTGTCCTTGTCGGTACTCAGAACATCATGCTCGGCGGCAAAACCGTCATCCAACCTGAAGTCATGATCCGCGGTGATCTCGCTCGGACAGCCacatcgtcatcctctgGTAGCTCGCCAGCGAACAACACAGCCGTCGCCATAGGCCGATACTGCTTCTTAGCTCGAGGTGTCCTGCTGCGTCCACCAGGCCGCATATACAAGGGCGCTTTTACATACATGCCACTGCGCATAGGAGACCACGTCTTTGTTGGCCAAGGGACAGTAGTGCAAGCTGCAGCTGTGGGAAACCATGTGCAGATCGGAAAGGGGTGTACGATCGGAGAGTTTGCTATTTTAAAGGACTACGTCAAGGTGTTGGATGGGACGGTTGTGCCGCCGAGCATGGTCATTCCGAGCTTTTCTATCGTTGGGGGACAGCCGGCTAAGGTTATTGGGGAGATTCCCGAGGGAGgttatgatgagtttgagctGAGGGATATGTACAAGACGGTGGGAAATAATCCCCATCCTCCAGCGTCATGA
- a CDS encoding major facilitator superfamily domain-containing protein, producing the protein MSSKLKEYLHVDYKPGERRLVQKIDFFILTFCCLSYFVNYLDRNNINNAYVSGMKEDLGFEGDQLNQIFTCFTVGYVIGQVPSNLSLQYIKPRIWFPLMMVLWGGLTMATASVQSPKSIMAIRFFQGICEASTFVGTHYILGSWYTERELGKRSGIFTASGLAGTMIGGFIQTGIHSSMDGRNGLTGWRWLFIIDGLITIPVAIYGFFLFPDTPHTTTAFYLSEEERALARSRVPPAEERPKLTFGYGKMVLTSWLWWGFVILWIIAGETESFSTNALFALFLQNHPTKTYTVAQKNNYPSGVPAVGIISTLFWATLTDFLSGKRYLVGYFIGITGIATAIMVLVASKDPTNPHSTTVVFAAYYWAGSVYACQATFFAWCNDVMRHESAMFRGIVLAGMNTGSNTINAWWSIVFYGASMAPWFIRGMWAMIAVSIAMIIWCTALTYKCHKYMTNVVIACERESLEHEKQVVGKEDA; encoded by the exons ATGTCGTCGAAACTGAAGGAGTATCTTCATGTTGACTACAAGCCCGGAGAGAGACGTCTTGTTCAAAAGATTGACTTTTTCATCTTGACCTTTTGTTGTTTGAGTTACTTTGTCAACTAC CTTGACCGAAATAACATCAACAATGCCTACGTGTCTGGAATGAAGGAGGACCTTGGGTTCGAGGGCGACCAGCTGAACCAGATCTTTACTTGCTTCACAGTTGG CTATGTCATCGGCCAGGTTCCCTCCAACCTCTCCCTCCAATACATCAAGCCTCGCATCTGGTTCCCTCTCATGATGGTTCTCTGGGGCGGTCTCACCATGGCCACCGCTTCCGTTCAGAGCCCCAAGTCCATCATGGCAATTCGCTTCTTCCAGGGCATCTGCGAAGCGTCAACCTTTGTCGGCACACACTATATTCTCGGATCTTGGTATACAGAGAGAGAACTGGGCAAGCGAAGTGGTATCTTTACTGCTTCTGGCCTGGCGGGAACTATGATTGGAGGATTCATCCAGACGGGTATTCACTCAAGTATGGATGGTCGAAATGGATTGACCGGTTGGCGATGGCTTTTCATTATCGATGGCCTCATTACCATCCCCGTTGCTATCTACGGCTTCTTTCTATTCCCCGATACACCGCATACGACCACCGCCTTTTACCTCTCCGAAGAGGAGCGAGCCCTAGCTAGATCGCGTGTTCCTCCCGCTGAAGAACGACCCAAGCTTACCTTTGGCTATGGAAAGATGGTTCTCACATCTTGGCTCTGGTGGGGATTCGTTATTCTCTGGATCATCGCCGGTGAGACCGAGTCTTTCAGCACCAACGCCCTCTTcgctctcttcctccaaaACCACCCGACCAAAACATACACTGTCGCCCAGAAGAACAACTATCCCAGTGGTGTGCCAGCCGTTGGTATTATATCTACGCTGTTTTGGGCAACATTGACCGACTTCCTGTCTGGAAAGCGATATCTTGTTGGGTACTTCATTGGCATCACTGGAATCGCCACAGCTATCATGGTCTTGGTTGCTTCCAAGGACCCTACGAACCCACATTCTACCACGGTTGTCTTCGCAGCTTACTACTGGGCCGGTTCTGTCTACGCGTGCCAGGCTACCTTCTTCGCTTGGTGCAACGATGTCATGCGTCACGAATCAGCCATGTTCCGTGGTATCGTGTTGGCTGGCATGAACACGGGCAGCAATACCATCAATGCTTGGTGGAGTATCGTCTTCTATGGTGCCTCAATGGCTCCGTGGTTCATT CGAGGCATGTGGGCAATGATTGCTGTTAGCATCGCCATGATCATCTGGTGTACGGCTTTGACTTACAAGTGTCACAAGTATATGACCAATGTGGTCATTGCTTGCGAGAGAGAAAGCCTGGAACATGAGAAGCAGGTTGTCGGAAAGGAGGATGCTTGA
- a CDS encoding uncharacterized protein (of unknown function-domain containing protein) yields MLANSLLVLASATLALGSPLATFGPGSSCKPGKPAPVLPVNGGPSELPAPPQGVALKHIAFGFGIQNYTCADAAATPAAVGALAVLYDITHLYPGQSPSSLTPEKWASFTGDVLSTGKVPLNLNTNGIGASTTNPFPKKEDLKVQGLQKKLPYLGHHFFNAAGVPTFDLDKANQLLVCKKLDGIKAPSTASAGPDGTGAVDWLYLGDAGGSIGVSYVYRVMTAGGVSHGCKAKGTDSTSYTTLYWFYG; encoded by the exons ATGCTCGCCAACTCCCTTCTCGTCCTTGCCTCTGCCACTTTGGCTCTGGGTTCTCCTCTTGCTACCTTTGGACCTGGTTCTAGCTGCAAGCCTGGAAAGCCTGCTCCTGTCCTCCCAGTCAATGGTGGTC CTTCTGAACTCcctgctcctcctcaagGTGTAGCTCTCAAGCACATCGCTTTTGGCTTCGGCATTCAGAACTACACCTGTGCTGATGCCGCTGCTACTCCCGCTGCCGTTGGTGCTCTAGCTGTTCTCTACGACATCACCCATCTCTACCCGGGCCAAAGCCCTTCATCTCTAACTCCCGAGAAATGGGCCTCTTTCACTGGCGATGTTCTCAGCACCGGAAAGGTCCCTCTTAACCTCAACACAAACGGCATCGGAGCTTCCACCACCAACCCTTTCCCCAAAAAGGAAGATCTCAAGGTTCAAGGcctccagaagaagctccCCTACCTCGGACATCACTTCTTCAACGCTGCTGGAGTTCCTACCTTTGACCTCGACAAGGCCAACCAACTTCTCGTCtgcaagaagctcgacgGTATTAAGGCTCCTTCTACTGCCTCCGCTGGCCCTGATGGTACCGGCGCTGTCGACTGGCTCTACCTCGGTGACGCTGGTGGTAGCATTGGTGTCTCCTACGTCTACCGCGTCATGACTGCCGGTGGTGTTTCTCACGGctgcaaggccaagggcacCGACAGCACCTCTTACACCACTCTCTACTGGTTCTACGGTTAA